A stretch of Lathyrus oleraceus cultivar Zhongwan6 chromosome 6, CAAS_Psat_ZW6_1.0, whole genome shotgun sequence DNA encodes these proteins:
- the LOC127096528 gene encoding uncharacterized protein LOC127096528: MAISNGSEFRFCELKRLWKATIPWKVKLFGWRWILGALPTRKELWHRGVILGVEASLCPLCDLEEEFVGHLFLKCGKVKYIWKEVFSWFGLDFDVLLGSSDIDTIVTGEDVLLFLLNSLDGRVKSSFFAFIWPLVCWSIWNARNSLVFEHSNWNVVEILLLIKSIGWDWISILSKGNIDITRDLWFANPANCIGL; the protein is encoded by the coding sequence ATGGCTATTTCTAATGGTAGTGAATTTAGATTTTGTGAACTTAAAAGATTATGGAAAGCTACTATTCCGTGGAAAGTCAAGTTGTTTGGGTGGAGATGGATCTTGGGAGCCTTACCGACGAGAAAAGAACTTTGGCATAGAGGTGTGATTTTAGGGGTGGAAGCTTCTCTTTGTCCCTTATGTGATTTAGAAGAGGAATTTGTTGGTCACCTTTTTCTTAAGTGTGGTAAAGTTAAATATATATGGAAGGAAGTGTTCTCGTGGTTTGGCTTGGATTTTGATGTTCTATTGGGAAGTTCGGATATTGATACTATTGTTACCGGAGAAGATGTGCTTTTATTTCTATTAAATTCTTTGGATGGTAGAGTGAAGTCATCTTTTTTCGCTTTTATTTGGCCTTTGGTTTGTTGGAGCATTTGGAATGCTAGAAATAGTTTGGTCTTTGAACACTCTAATTGGAATGTGGTTGAGATTTTATTGCTTATTAAATCAATTGGGTGGGATTGGATTTCTATTTTGTCTAAGGGGAATATAGATATTACTAGAGATTTGTGGTTTGCTAATCCTGCTAATTGCATTGGATTGTAA